Proteins encoded in a region of the Drosophila busckii strain San Diego stock center, stock number 13000-0081.31 chromosome 2L, ASM1175060v1, whole genome shotgun sequence genome:
- the LOC108605277 gene encoding male accessory gland serine protease inhibitor produces MKYFALLLLLCTLLCSTWAGLKNPACGEEFGLMGSCRSQQPKWTYRRDTNECVNFNYGGCEGNQNRFDTKVLCEKTCKV; encoded by the exons ATGAAATATTTTGCGCtacttttgctgctctgcaCGCTGCTGTGCAGCACTTGGGCTGGGCTTAAGAATC CTGCTTGTGGTGAGGAATTTGGCTTAATGGGCTCGTGTCGCTCCCAGCAGCCCAAGTGGACTTATCGTCGTGATACCAATGAATGCGTTAACTTCAATTATGGCGGCTGCGAGGGCAATCAGAATAGATTCGATACCAAGGTCCTTTGCGAAAAGACCTGCAAAGTTTAA
- the LOC108604770 gene encoding male accessory gland serine protease inhibitor, producing MKQQLLGFFFILMLSLSAQAKPDMCNQQAAMDGMPQDGAACMAFMPSWTYDAKQNACVKFLFGGCGGNNNQFGSQQECETACKD from the exons ATGAAGCAACAACTGCTGGgatttttcttcattttaaTGCTCAGTCTGAGCGCGCAGGCAAAGCCAG ATATGTGCAATCAGCAGGCTGCCATGGATGGCATGCCACAGGATGGTGCCGCCTGCATGGCCTTTATGCCCAGTTGGACCTACGatgccaaacaaaatgcttgCGTTAAGTTTTTATTCGGTGGCTGCGGTGgcaataataatcaatttggCAGTCAACAGGAGTGTGAGACAGCTTGCAAGGACTGA
- the LOC108605780 gene encoding male accessory gland serine protease inhibitor yields MKCILLIATILLSIASCLAFKNAVCGEPHSLDGDGLRACAAFHEMWSFNAKDNKCVKFVFGGCGGNGNRFETQELCEEKCVVYQDPVAFVNSLHILNNQF; encoded by the exons ATGAAGTGTATTTTGcttattgcaacaattttgttgagcattgccagctgcttggcatttaaaaatg CTGTTTGTGGTGAGCCGCATTCGTTAGATGGTGATGGTCTTAGAGCTTGTGCTGCTTTTCATGAAATGTGGTCCTTCAATGCCAAGGACAATAAATGCGTCAAGTTCGTCTTTGGCGGCTGTGGCGGCAATGGCAATCGCTTTGAAACTCAGGAGCTTTGTGAGGAGAAGTGTGTCGTCTACCAGGATCCTGTTGCATTTGTAAATAgcttacatatattaaataaccaattttaa
- the LOC108604682 gene encoding male accessory gland serine protease inhibitor: protein MKFTALICLLCVLFGMSLALKDELCGQQPAADGNGVLKCAAAFPSWSYHVSDNSCKEFLYGGCGGNDNRFGNLADCETKCKE, encoded by the exons atgaaatttactgCTTTGATTTGTCTGCTCTGCGTGCTGTTCGGCATGAGCCTGGCGCTTAAGGATg AGCTATGTGGCCAGCAACCTGCTGCTGATGGCAATGGAGTGCTGaagtgtgctgctgcttttcccAGCTGGAGCTATCATGTCTCTGATAATAGTTGCAAGGAATTTTTATATGGCGGCTGCGGTGGCAATGACAATCGCTTTGGCAATTTGGCCGATTGTGAGACCAAGTGCAaggaataa